gcccccggcccgcacccaccctctctcccgggaaggcGATGTCGGGGTTGGAGATGGCCGCGATCTTGGCCAGGGCGTGGGCGGCCTTGATCTTGCCCACGCCGGTGCCCTCCAGGGCCAGCGGGACCAGGGCCTGCGGGGACGGAGGACGGAGAGACGGGGTCGGGGTGGTCCAGGCCGCCCCCCCCGACGCCCTCGtgccccggccgggccgccccgccgccccccgggcccccccaccGGCTCTCGGCCTGGGAGAGGGCCTAGTGGGCTCCCCCGGGggtcccgccgccccgccgcccctcaccttgccgccccccTGGGCCACGATGGAGCCTCGGTCTCGGGCGTTATCGCACAGGGCCAGGAACACCCTgcgggggcgaggggaagagGCCCGCTGGGTCGGGGGTCCGCCCGGCCCGGAGCCGTCGCGTTTAAGCGgggcccccggccgccctcctcctcctcctccccccgggcgCCCGGGCACCTGGCCAGCAGCTCCTTGGTCTGGTCGGTGAGGATGGCGCTGTCCGCCCGCACCATGCAGGCCAGGGCGGAGACGACGCCCGCCTTCAGCAGCCGCTTCACCCGCAGCTCCACGAAGTCCTTCTTGtcctgggggtggaggagagcggggctcccccggccccgtcggggtgaaggggggcggcgaggcgaggcgaggggCGTCGGGGCCTCCGTCCCGCCCCGTCCCGGACCTCTCCTCCGAGAGGGCCGCCCTGCCCGCTCCGTGGCCTAGtgcccggagcccgggcctgggtgacgggagacccgggttccaatcccggttccgcctcgTCTGGGGCCCGAGCTGGGTCCGGTCGTcccatccccgtttcccaggtgAGGAAATCCATCGcacctattgagcgctcaccgtacgcagagcaccggactccgCACTCGGGCGAGGACGACACGGCAGTcggcggacacggtccccgccctcaaggagcttaccatctcgggaaactgaggcacggcctactccctcctacccagaccgtgaggcccgtacggggcggggactgggtccgacctgattatctcgtagcaaggcctagtggctagagcctgggagtcaggaggtcacgggttctaatcccggctccgccgcttgtccgccgcgtgaccttgggcaagtcacttcgcttctctgggcctcggtcccctcggttGGAAATtggggttgagactgcgagcccccgcgggacagggattgggtccaacccggtgggcctgtatccgccccagcgcttagtgtgcacacagtaagggcttcgcTAATGCCgtgattgtaattattattaataataataagtacctcAGCTCCGAGGGCAGTGCTCGACACAGGGTACGAACCTAATTCTAATTACCGTATTCGTTCTTAAATTTATGCcgtccccggctccgccccccccccgggaaccGGCGCGGATCCGGACGAACCCCGAGCCTCgcgcgcccccacccccgggcaccccgccccctcgcccacctTGGGGTGCTCCTCGGGCACGTGCTGCTTGGAGAACTTCGCCAGCTGCACCAACTCGGGCACCACCTCCTGCACGTCGTAGCTGTTGGTGCAGTTCACCAGGGTGCTGGCCACCGAGTAGAGGATGGTCTTGTCGCTCTCCTAAGGGGGGGGTCCGAGAGAGCGACCTTcgcccacccctcgcccctcggccgggggcgaggccggaccgggccccgggggggggggcgcggctgGCGGACCCCCTCCCGCCGGGCCgttgtgtttatcgagcgcctgctgcGGGCGGGGGGTCCAGGGGGACAGtacggtggccttgggcaagtcgctcggcttctccgcgcctcagtgacctcgtctggaaagtgggggttgagacggagagccccacgtgggacaacccggtgacctcgtacccaccccggcgcttagaacggcgctcggcgcggcgtAAGCGCTTGACACGTGGCGTCGTCACGGTTCTCGCTATCGTAGGCGGGAAGAGAGACTTTCATAGCAATAGCTGACAGAGATGGACGGGAGTGgtgcgggatgaataaagggagcgggtcagggcgacgccggggggggggtgggaggagaggaagaggtcggaaggaggagggagagcccggCGGTGCGGAGAAGCCCGGGGGCGGGTGGACGCGCCTTGGCCAGCTGGAACATGGCCCGCAGGGCCGGCCCGTCCTGCACGAAGTCGTCCTTCACGTCGGCGTCCAGGCTCAGGTAGGCCATGCCCTCCACGGCCCACTTGCGGGTGCGGGTGTCGATGGCGGGGTTGCACAGCCACctgcggggcgggccggggggccggggcgtcaggcgggggtccggcgggaggggggcggcccgggggtcccCCGGCCCTCGCCGCCGCGCTCACCTGCGGCACTGCTTGGCCAGCTTCTCCGTGGAGCCCTCGGCGAACTGACGCAGGCCGTAGTCCGTGCCCCCGGCCGAGCCCAGCTTGCAGAGaccctggggcgggggcgggacgggcgTTCGCacccgggcccggggaccccatcgaccccgccccccccccccggcccttcttatccgagaggcctcccctgactaagccctgcttccctcttctcccgacGCGCTCCCTTGCTTCATCCCATTGGAGAAGCGGCGGGGgtagaggcccgggagtcagaaggtcacgggtcctcatcccggctccgcccccgggtGACCTGGCGCGAGTCCCTTCACctcctcgtgcctcagttccctcgtctgtaaaatggggatggagaccgcgagccccacgggggccgtgCCCACCCCGAGTCGCTtgggtccaccccggcgcctggcctgggacgtagtgagcgcctaacaaatgccctgatcgttctcccccccccccccccccgggtcccgcgGCACCTCGTGTCCATCTCCGTCATCTATTTCTGTccgtgtcggtctccccctctagaccgtaagctcgccgtgggcgggggacgCGCCCGCTCTATTGTCCCGTCGTCCCCTCCCCAGCGCCGAGTACGGGGcgccgcacacgggaagcgctcaataaacgggaCCCACCGACGGAGCCGGCCGCAGAGCGCCGGAGAGGTCGCCTCCGGGGGACGGCGGCCGCCTCAGGCTCTCCACCCCGGGGTGCTTCCTTCAGTCCAGCCTAAACCCGGCCCCGCCTAAACCCGGGTGGGCGGTCCGGAcgaggggcgcgggggcggggggccgggccgggggagggacggagaCGGACTCACCACCAGGGCCCGGATCTTGATCTTCTCGTTCTCGGTGGTCTTGTAGAGGTCCTTGAGCATGGCCACGCCGTTGGCGATGATGAAGGTGGCGCGGCTGAGCTTGGTGGAGGCGTGGATGAGGGCCTCCACGGCCACCAGCTGGTCGACCTCGCGCTCCGACCCGCACAGGGCCACCATCGTCTCCATCACCCCCTTCAGGCCCAGCAGCTTGTTGCCCAGGTCGAAGGGGCCCTGCAGGATGCCCGACACCGTCTGGACGGCGCTCACGTTCTTGTCCATGTCCCGGGGGTCGAACCTGCCCCTGGATGGGACGAGGGGGAGGTCCCTGGGCGAGGGGGAGCTTTCCggcccctcctccgggaagccctccctGCCGAgaagctccctcccccctcccccctctcttttcgGATACCTCCGTCATTCCGTCGCGTCTATTGGGCGCGTCGCTGCGTGCCGAGAGGACGGCGCGACGGGAAGGGGACACGTTCCGTCCCCACGGTGAGCTGGGCTCGGTTACCCACGTAGCCCgccccaggccccgtactaagcaccggggtcgactCGAGCCAAGCGGCTCGGCCGCGGTCTGTACCGGTCCTGATGATAACTGTGGCttctgtgaagcgctcaccgcgggccgggcgctgtaccgagcccCGGGGTTGACCCCAGCTAatcccggagaagcgaagcggctcgcccggggggtcacgcggctgacaggcggctgagtcgggatttgaacccacgacctccgcctcccaggcccgggcgataacgtcggtatttgttaataacgttgccgactgaggcacggagaagtgaactgaccccCGCCAGGTCCGCGCGCCTTGGGAGGGGGAAACGGTCGACGTCAGGCGGCGAACGAGACCCTCGACCCCGTGCGGCGCGGGAaaccgtcggccgtgtgaccttggacgagacccttcgcctctctgggcctcggttcccccatctgtaaaatggggatggacccgGCGAGCCCCTCGTGAGGCAGGGACTAATAATACTAACcaagatggtatttgtcaagcgcctccgagcaccgtcctaagcgccggggggggggagggggggatacgaggtcatcgggtcgtcccacctgaagctcacagtctccatccccattttccagaggagggaaccgaggcccggagaagcggagcggctcgcccggggtcacccggcagacaggcggcggaggcgggattagaccccacgcccccgactcccaagcccgggctctttccgcttcaACCGGGCCGCTTCCCCGCGTCCGACGCGAcgagctcgtgtctaccccggctgcCCgcccggcacgtggtgagcgctcggCGCCTACCGCGGCCGCCGTCGCCGGCATTACGGACCGCGATCCGTCGCGCGGGCCGAGCGCCGGCCGGGAGCGGAGCGGGGCGCCGGGCGTTGGGGAGCCCCGCGGGAGGGCGGGAAGGCCCgagggtcccggccccggccccccccaccccggcggcTCACGTGATGAACTCTTCGCAGATCTTCCGGAAGGCGTCGCGCTCGGGGTCGCAGCGCAGGTCGTCGTACAGcttgctgaggaggagggaggccaacGCGCGGGTGTTGTCGGTCAGCGGCAGGCAGGACGGAAGCTCGGGCACCTGGCCCACCAGCTTCAGGATCTTCTTCAGGCCTGCGGGGAGGGCGGGCGTAGGGCTCgcggccgcggccccgccccggggccccggacGGACGCTCGgcccgctcccccccccgccccgtcccctccacTGACCGTGGTCCACCACGTAGATGGTGCGGGAGTTGTCCCGGATGGCCAGGTCCTTCCTCGGGACGTTTCTGTTGAGGAGGTTGAGGGCCTGGTCCTTCCCGTGGCCCGACACTTTCCCGCTGACCAGCATGTCCAGGAGGTGGTCCGTGATCCGCCTCAGGTCCTTCTTGGAGTCTGGAGGAAGGGCCCGGGGGCCGTGGGACGGCCTTGCGGCAGAGAGcggggcccccgcccggcccggggcccctcgCGACGCCCCCGgcggggggagaccgaggcccggaggctcGGCCGCCCGCCCGGGGTCCCTTACCCAAAACCGGGGCCTCCTCCTTGCCCCGCGGCTCTTTCCTGTCGTCGCCGGTCAGGGAGTCGGTGACGGCCTGGAGGAGGGCGCGGGTGGCCAGCGCCGTCTCCTCGTCGTCGGCCGCCAGCAGGCCGCACAGCCGGTCCAGGCGCGTGGCGTGGAGGACGGCGGTGGCCTGGGGGagacgccgcccccccccccccccgacccggcctTCAGCCTCagcctctcccgcccccgccgacccccgcccGGCGCCCACCCGCCCCGGGCGCGGGGGCCCGCCGGCCTCACCCGAGCCCCGTGCCCGCCGCACAAGCCCGCCAGCGTCCGCACGGCGGCCAGGACCAGCTCGGGCCGCCGGGTCTCCAGCAGCTTCAGCAGCAGGCCGACCCCGTCGTTCCGGAAGATCATCtcggcccccgcctcctcccggcccAGGACGATGAGGTTGTTGGCGGCCTGGGGGGAGCGGGGTGGGCGACGGGGAGGGAAGACGTCCGGCCCGAGCCGCCGACCCGGTCCCGGAGCtcgcccgggcccgggttccggtcccggtTCTACCCCTCCCAAGTCACTCGTGTGCCCCGTTttgataatgacgttggtatttgtcaagcccttactgtgtgcggagcgccgttctaagcgctgggggagacacgggggaatcaggtggtcccccgtggggctcacagtcttcgtccccatttgacagatgagggaactgaggcccagagaagtgaagcgactcgcccagagtcgcacggctgacgagtggccgagccggggttcgaacccatgatctctgactccaaagcccgggcccctcccaccgagccacgctgcttcttttacagatggggaaaccgaggcccagagggcttgacaataataataataataataattctggtacttattaagcgcttattatgtgccgggcaccgtactgagctccggGGTggctaaaagcaaatcgggtcggacacagtccccgtcccgcatgtaACCgggtcacggagaagttaagggggctcggctcagcggcgagaggccgggctcgggagtcagaggtcgtgggttctaatcccggctccgccacccgtctgccgggtgacctcgggccagtcgcttcacttctccggaggagcagcgtggctcggtggaaagggcccgggcctgggagtcagaggtcatgggttcgtatcccagctctgcccctcgtcagccgtgtgactgtgggcgagtcgcttcacttctctgggcctcggttacctcatctggaaaatggggatttaccgtgagccccacgggggacaatcggattaccttctgtctcccccagcgcttagaacagtgctcggcacacggcaagcgcttaacaaataccaacatccttatCATCatgattctctgcgcctcagcgacctcatctggagaacggggacgaagagccgggatgaaaacccctgaccttccgaccCCGTCCTCCCTCCACAGCAGCGGGCTGCTTCTAGGCTTGCTGCGGGGACAGAATGAGTCGGCCCGGATTTTTGTGTTTTGGGAAtcgggtgtctgttaagcgcttactgtgtaataataataatactgtgggtattcgttaagcgcttactacgtgccgagcgccgttccgagcgctggggcagacacgggggaatcaggttgccccacgtggggcttaacccccattttacgggtgaggtaaccgaggcaccgagaagtgaagcgactcgcccggagtcacccagctgacaggtggccgagccgggattcgaacccatgaccccggactccaaagcccgggctctttccctgtcctgagcaccggggtagatgctgGGCGATCGagtcggacgccgtccctgtcccgcccaAGACACACGGTCTTTAATCAATccccagctgagggaaccgaggctccgagaagtgactcgcccgaggtcacgcaaccgggcgagcggcagagccggaaacccgggtccttctggctcccgggctctatccacggtgACGCGGGGGCCGGTGATAACCCTGCtatccgttaagtgctcactgtgcgccggacgctgtactgagcgccggggggcggggaggaatacaggcaaattaggttggacgagGCACTCCGGGAAAAGATGAGCaccccgcagtaagcgctcagtaaatcagaccgaatgaatgagagaagcggcgtggctcagcggagacagcgggggccggggagccagaggtcatgggttcaaaccccagctccgccgcttgtcagcggtgtgactttgggcgagtcacttcgcttctctgggcctcggttccctcatctggaaaatgggggtgaagaccgtgagccccccgtgggacgacccgatcaccttgtatccttcccggcGCTCacaacggggctctgcacgtggtaagcgcttcacagacgccatcgttattattatcaccgagGCTTAGAGGGCGGGGGTCGGCAGGAAGGCGGGTGAGCGGGGTCCTTTCGGAGGGGGACCCTGTCGAGCGGGGAGGAGACGGAGGGGACCGAGGGGGCGTCACCTTCTCACGCTTCTCCGCCTCGCTGTTCTCGTCCAGCAGGATGGCGAACATGGTCCGCACCCGTGAGTCCGTGGAGAACTGGTCGtgcagctgggaggaggggggagcacgGTCggaggccgccccccgcccccgggcgtcCCGAGGGCGGGGTCCGGCGGCCCCTGCGacggggcagggggacggggacggggacggggggggacaccccgggcgggagcggggagaggagggggcgcacCTTGGCCTGGATGCCGGCGCTGAGGCGCCGGAGGGTCTCCCGGAAGGTTTCGTTGCGCGGTTGCAACGTGGCGCAGCGCTGCGCGTCCTTGAAGGCCTGGTCCAGGCGGCCCAGCTGCTCCAGGGCCCGGCAGCGCCGGAACAGGGCCTTCACGTCCGACGCGTCCAAGTCGACGGCTGGGCGCGGGACGGGGCGCGGCTGGGGGCTCCGCCgccgaccccctccccgtcccgccgccgacccctcgcccgcgtcccgcccccggcccgggacgccctcccctcctcacggcCGATCGCTCCCCTCGCCTTGGAAGCCGGGGATcggaggcccgcctcctccgggaggccctccctgaccgagccccccttctcccgctcccttccgcgacGGCCCGACCCGCTCCCTGGATTCgcctcagccccgcggcacttaggtCCACGGCTCTAATTtgtttatttctgttaatatctgtctctcccgctgGAACGTAAGCTCTTCgggcggcagggaatgtgtctctcgccTCCGTGTGATAACGATAAGGGTGtctgttacgcacttactctgcgccgggccccgtaccgagcaccgggggtcggatgataatgttggcgtttgtcaagcgctcgctatgtgcagagcaccgttctaagcgttgggggggaggcgcagggtcatcgggtcgtcccccgcgaggctcccagttaatccccgtttcgcagacgagggaaccgaggcaccgaggagtgaagcgcctcgcccgcggtcacccggctgccggggggcggagccgggagtcgaacccgcgacccctgactcccaagcccgggctcccgccactgagccgcgccgcttccgaaCGGGGACGGACAGCggacccggtcccacgtggggctcacgccctcgatccccattttacagacgagacagttgaggcgcagagaaggggagggacttgcccgaggccacccgggggcccggattagaacccgtggcctcccgAATCTgtccctccccggcgcttagcgctccgcccacggtaagcgctcggcaaacacgatcgatcgatcgatcgagtccGGGGTGCCgccggggcgggccggtggcTCCCGAAGTCGCCGTCTCTCACCTTGGGAGGCGTCGGCGGCGGCCCGGTCGTAGCTCTCCtgccggcggggagaggggcgagcGTCAGCCGaccggagccgggggccggggaaggggttcCGTCCCGGGGCCCTCTGGGTCCGGGACCCGCCCCCGCGGCGGGCTCCCGACGCCCCGAAGGTGTCCGTCGTGACGGGCGggggccctccctctcctctcccgccacccgggggtccccccccggcccggcacgGACCCGTCCGAGGTGGCAGGCGGCCCGGTTGCGGTAGAGGACGGCCCGCAGCGGCCGGTCCGGGCCCAGCTCCAGGGCCCTGGAGTAGCTGCGCGCGGCGGCCTCGTAGTCTCCGGCCCGGAAGCGTcggttcccctcctccttcagcaGCAGCGGGTCCCCCATCTGCCGGCGGACGggccgtcgggggcggggggcggcggccaccggccccccgcccccgggagggcGGCCGGACccgggacgggggcgagggggccCGGCCCGAGGCGCCGGGTGAAGGGCGAGGGGAGGCGCT
This region of Ornithorhynchus anatinus isolate Pmale09 chromosome 17, mOrnAna1.pri.v4, whole genome shotgun sequence genomic DNA includes:
- the UNC45B gene encoding protein unc-45 homolog B; its protein translation is MGDPLLLKEEGNRRFRAGDYEAAARSYSRALELGPDRPLRAVLYRNRAACHLGRESYDRAAADASQAVDLDASDVKALFRRCRALEQLGRLDQAFKDAQRCATLQPRNETFRETLRRLSAGIQAKLHDQFSTDSRVRTMFAILLDENSEAEKREKAANNLIVLGREEAGAEMIFRNDGVGLLLKLLETRRPELVLAAVRTLAGLCGGHGARATAVLHATRLDRLCGLLAADDEETALATRALLQAVTDSLTGDDRKEPRGKEEAPVLDSKKDLRRITDHLLDMLVSGKVSGHGKDQALNLLNRNVPRKDLAIRDNSRTIYVVDHGLKKILKLVGQVPELPSCLPLTDNTRALASLLLSKLYDDLRCDPERDAFRKICEEFITGRFDPRDMDKNVSAVQTVSGILQGPFDLGNKLLGLKGVMETMVALCGSEREVDQLVAVEALIHASTKLSRATFIIANGVAMLKDLYKTTENEKIKIRALVGLCKLGSAGGTDYGLRQFAEGSTEKLAKQCRRWLCNPAIDTRTRKWAVEGMAYLSLDADVKDDFVQDGPALRAMFQLAKESDKTILYSVASTLVNCTNSYDVQEVVPELVQLAKFSKQHVPEEHPKDKKDFVELRVKRLLKAGVVSALACMVRADSAILTDQTKELLARVFLALCDNARDRGSIVAQGGGKALVPLALEGTGVGKIKAAHALAKIAAISNPDIAFPGERVYEVVRPLVRLLDTERDGLQNYEALLGLTNLAGRSDKLRQKIVKEKALPDIENYMFENHDQLRQAATECMCNLAVNKEVQERFLADGNDRLKLMVLLCGEDDPKVQTAAAGALAMLTAAHKKLCLKMTEVTPQWLEILQRLCLHALLPVQHRGLVVAYNLLAADAELARKLVGSELLEILTVVAKQEPDAKREPVLRAARDCLVKCMDYGFIKPLS